The Sulfolobus sp. A20 genomic interval CGTAACTAATTCCAGTTACATCCCAGCACTTTGGGTATTAACAAATATCTCGGGAGAGCTATTTAGGATTGCCTTTACTTATTTTGCCCCAACGACCTATCTGAACACGCCCAGTAACGGGGTAATCCAAACTTATACTACTCTAGTACAAGAGTTCCAACAGATATTTCAGAACGTACCTTTGGCTAACTTTGTAGGGGGGCAAAATACGCCGGGAAGCTTAAGTATACAACCCGGCGTGACATATGACGTTTATAATGGGCAAGGTCCTATAGGGTTCGTAAGCTTATATGTACCACCTACTCCCGCCTTAGAGAGCAATGTGGAGATAGCGCCAAATGTGAACCTTGAAGGGAGTGCGATATATTACGATAATGTATTTTTTACAACTACTCCAAACATACCAATATATGAACAACAGATAAACTATGTTCCTATAAGCTACTTTATAGACCAGATAAACCCCAACGGTATAGTGCAGAGCTATGAGCAAACCGTCAACCAGATGTTCTCCGGTCTTTCATTCACTACCATAAGCACCCCCGTCACGATCTCTGGGACGCAGACGTACAACGGCCCAATTGAGTTCACTGGCCCCGTTACTTTTGGGAGTAATGTTCAAGTTACCTTCAACGGACCGGTGATATTTAAGGGCACCGTGAATTTCCAGGGGTCGGGCGACAAAATCACCTTCAACGGGCCTGTGGTATTTGAGGGAACCACCACTCTTCCTCCAAGTTCTTCATTTTACTTCGCAGACGGTCTATTATCCAACGGTACAGGAAGTTGTGTGATAATAAATAATCACGACTACTTAAATGTCCAAGGGCCTGTACTTTTTGACGACCCCTCTGGTGCGATTAGGATATCCTCATATATAAATATACAAACGAACTCTATAGTCTACTTTAATGCTCTTACAGTGATTATCGGCCCAGGTGTCAACATCCAAGATCAAGGTCCCCTTATAGCTTGTACCACTGAGCTTACATTCTCTCCCAACGGTAATTTGAACGTAAACGGTCCCTTTCTTTTAAACGGGAAAAACGGTGGACTGACTATATCTTCTAATGCCGTGATAAACGTGAACAGCGTAGCCTACATATCGTCTAATTATGCCTTGTCGATATCGCCTAATTCCGTAATCTCGTCAGTAGGTTATCTGATATTTAACTTCGGTAAATCTGGTACAGTTAACCCTTATACACAACTGATAGTTAATCAGGGTAACCCCAACAATTACCCTGTGTCGCCACCACTGATCAACCCACAGCCCGGAGAAACTTATTACGTGACCTTCTCAACGTGGTTTAGCATTATACCCAATAACCAGAACGAGGTTGTAGCGAACGTTACGTTAGAGGCAGACAATAGCCCTAGCCCAATAGTGTTTTCCTTAAGCCCGGTCTCCCCTACGTCTTATGAACTAGGGATAACTTCTGGGAGCGGACAGACACAGACCATCCCCTATGAACTTTACTTGAATAGTTACTATTTCCTCAGCTTGGAGTTAAAGATAGTTGACACCAATAACGTGTTATCTGTCTGTCCTTCATACGTTATAATGAACAGTTCATGGCAATATTCTGGGTCCTCCCCAGAATTTACAGTTAAACCTGCAGGGTTGTACCTTACGGCTGAGCTAGGTAACGAGAGCTTCTATCAGCTGATGTTAACTAACGGTACGGAAATACCCGCAAACTTACTTAACGTAATCTCCTCTTCACCTATCGTCAACTACGCTAATTACATTCAATCCCAAGGTTTAAACCCAAACACCGTTGGGGTAGCGTATTTCTATTTAATTACTCCTAGCAATCTCATATCAGAATTGACTCCAACGTATACAAATATAGAAGAGTTTCCGGTTACGTTGTACGTCGAAGGCTATACATGGAGTGGAGCTTAATGGAAAGTTTTTGTTCACCTCTAAGAAGATATCGTTAATTTAAAGTCAGTTCTTTTACAAGGCGATGAAAGCCTATAGCGGGGATGAGAAGTATATAAAACTCCTTTCTCTTCTTTTTTACGAGCAGGGAAGATAGTAAGAATATTGGGTTAGGAATCAGAGCTACTATTAGCCTAATGATTCTTCTGTCACTCACCTGCTTAACCTTGTTCAAAGATATGGATTTGAGATATTGAATGTTTGCGGGAAAGTAAGCTTAAGGAGAATCTAAATTGAAGTTCATAAGTGGACTCATCAAGTCTTGAAGGAGGAGTTTAACCTACGCCCTAAACTAGCATAAGATTATTATAGATATGCTATAGAAGTATTTAAGGGTAGGCTTAATAACCCTAAACGTAGTAGGTATCCTATCGTAAAGTTTACGTTGGTTAACTCCTAATATCTCATATAAATTAGACCTTAACAGGTTGATCGTGTGGATTGTCAAGTTGGTGAGCTACCAATGCTAGGTTATCCAAAAAATTTACCATTTTATAAAGATTGGGAGATTAGGGAGACTAGTTTTGAGGGGTAGGAAAGCTTTTCTGAAGGTATCTCTTCTCAAGAGTTTGAAGCTAAGGGAGAGGTTGATATTAACATGAGTAATGTCGTTGTTTTCAAGGCCGATGATAGGTACGTTAGAATTCCAACACGCTTAGATGATGATCATAATTATGAGAGTTCAGCCGAGAGTATGCAAAGGAAATATGACAGGAAATGGAAAGAGGGCATGAAAATATCAAATCACAAGAAGGCTAAAAACATTATATGAGGACCCTAGGAAGGTTGGATTGTTGATAAAGCTACGTTATTAGATGTCTCAGCGGTGTTCTTGGAGGATTTGAATAAAATGATTAGGAGGTTACTAGTAGAGTTTAGGGATAAGTTATATTTGATGCTTTATCATCGGGTTCAGTACTGAATTGAGCGGGAGGTAAAGAAGCATAGTCTGATTGATATTCACCCTAGGTTCTCCTTAACTAGTTGCCCTAAGTGCGGGGATAGGATTGGAGAGGTTACTTATAAATGTTTTCGTTGTGTTAATTGTGGTTATGAGAATGATAAAGATGTTTTATGAATCTTTATGGTTCTCGGAGCTTCTCGACATACAAGAGATGTAATTGTAAATATACGAGGGTAACCCTCTAATAGGGGGAATTCGGCTCTCAAATTACTAGATACTACAAACTTTATATAGAAGGAGGTAATAATATCTATAAGGATTATGAGTTTATGTGATAAGAAGGGTATGGAGCGATCTTCTAAAAGCTCGAGGGCGTTAAGTGACATCATAGCCTTTTTAATTACGCTAATAGTAATACTATCCTTTATCCTCCCTTTAACTTTGTATATTTTAAATAATGCTACGTCGGTTAGTCCTACTGTTCAACAACAAGAAAAGGTTATAGGTCCAGTTATAAATGTTACTTATTCTCCTCCTTTAATTTGCTTAAAATATCCTTCAAGTTTAGGTGGAGAGGTTGAATTACTTAATGTGTACAACTATACCTCAGGTTATTATTCGCAAGTAAAGATAACCCCTTATAGCTCACAGAACGGTGAGATAATATACGAAATTAGTAATCATCAAGAGTCTCCGAAAGAGCTAGTGGTAGAAATCTACTACAATGGACAGTTTTACTTTGCCTATTTACCTCAGTATGGTTATGCTCTGGTGGGGTAAAAATGCTTAATAAGGGTTTATCAAATGTAGTAGCTACAATAATTATTATTTTAGTATTCCTAACAGTTTTCATACCTTTTTTATATACTTATTTTGACGTTCAACAGTTAGGTAATGAATATCAGTTAATGGGAGAAAACGGGTTGTATTATAAAAATATTGAGACGACGGATCTTGAGACGGGGAAAATTCAGGTATCTTATTATGTATTCCCTCAAGAAGGTAATACATATCTGGCAGAAATAACGTTCACTATGGATTCTCAAATTGTATTAGGTCAGCTCAATTATCTGGAAATAGCTGGAATTTACAATTACACTGGTAGCCAATGGCAATTGATCTCATATATAAATGGAAAGCTTGTAAATTATCCATTACAGCTCCCCATAGGTTACGCAAGCACCTTAACCTTTTACGAAGCCTCTCCTTCTCCAGTAGTAATTCAGACATATTATGGCAATCTTTTGTTCTTAACTCCAAACTCGACTGGTTACTAAAAGTTTATCAAAAATACTGAGTATGTATACAGTGGCGTTATGAAGCTAAAAATTATGGGGTAAAAGGGTTTAATTTCAAAACGCCAAGAAATTGAAATGATAGACTGGAAAGGAATTAGTATTCTTATCGAAGACGAGAAAAACTTCAAGGAAGCTAATATATCTTTATGAGAGAAGCACAAGTGTGAACAACAATTTCGTTCTAGCTAACGTTTATTTCGGGTAAACTAGGAAAGTCAAATTTTTGAGTTCCGTGATTGCTGGCCTATGTAATAAACTTTGAATAATATACTTCTAATAAGCTATTCTAACAGACATGGAATATTTAAAGAGTGTTGGTAACGTTTTTATTTTTGAAAGTTTTTTTAATACTATGGCAGAATTTGACGTAATTATTCTAGGTGGAGGAGGTGCCGGGTACACTGCAGCCTTTGAGCTGTCTAAGGCTAACATGAAAGTATTATTACTTGAGCCTAAAGGAGTTCTAGGTGGGAATTGCCTCTATGAAGGATGTATCCCATCTAAAACACTGTGGTATGCCTCACATTTCATAGACGTGAAAAAGAGGCTACCATTTCTTAAAGTAGAAGTAGATTTTGAGAAGGTTATGGAATGGAAAGACACGGTTCAAGAGTTAAGGTTTGGACAACACGATGATGAGTTAAAGGAGCATGAAAATGTGACCTTTATGAAAGCTGAGGGTAGGTTAATAGACACTAACAAGGTTAAAGTTGGGGATAAGGTCTACACTAGTAAATACATAGTAGTTGCAACTGGTGCAAAACCTAATGTTCCCCCGGGTTTTGAGGATGGTATTACAACACATGAATTATTAATGCCAGGGACTAAGTTCAGAAAGTTACCAGAGACTCTAGCTATTATAGGCGGGGGTTATATAGGTGTTGAGATGGCTGGGATCCTTGCTAAGTTTGGTGTGAAAGTTACCTTGTACGCCCAGAGAATACTAAAAGTAGTCTCTCAAGAAGTTCAACAAGTGTTAGAAAATAGGCTTAGAGAACTTGGTGTTGAGATAGTCAAGGAGAGGTGTAAGGGGGTTAAAGCTGACTCTGGGAAGAAGAAGGTTTTAAGCGAGAAAGGTGAGAAATACTTTGACGAAGTTTTAGTGGCAACTGGTAGAGTTCCGGAGACAAGCCCAGTGGAGGGAATAGTACCTTTAGGTAAGAAAGGAGAGATAGATGTCGATTACAGTATGGCTTCTAAGATAGATAATATTTACGCCCCGGGTGATGTGAATGGTAGGCATATGCTATTTCACGTTGCAGTACTAGAGGGATGGATAGCAGCGCAAAACATTATAGAGGGCGGAAGACCAGTCGTTAAAATTGACTATAACGCAGTACCTTATGCAGTATATAGTGACCCACAAGTGGCGTGGGCTGGTATGTGGAAGGAAGACGCAATAAGGGCTGGATTTCAAGTCGAGGTAAGACGTTTCGACTTGTCAAAGGACTCTAGGGCACAGATAGATGGCTTTGCAGAAGGTTGGATGGATATCGTTGTAGAGCAGGGAAGTCAGAGGATTTTAGGTGCACAAATTGTAGGTGAAGACGCTGATTTGCTTATAGGAGAGCTGGCCTTAGTCACGGGTGAAAGATTAACTACTTATGACCTAGCTAGGCTTTCACAACCGCATCCAACTCAGTTAGAGAGTATTTTAACCTTAGCGAGAAAAATAACGAAGAGGAAATGAATGGGGTAAGGGCGTCACTTGGAATACTTTCGATTGAGGGGTTTGTGTTCTGGTTACACTATCAGTTTTTCACAAATGGAAAACTTACCTTAAATGAGGAGGAGTTCAGAAGTCCTAAAACAATACTTGAAAAGGAGAGAAGTTTGTTAGTTAACTTTAAATAAAGTTAAAATAGATATATCTTAATGCCTGATGAAGAGTACGACCTAAATTACGCTTACAGAGCGTTGCTCATCTTAGCTCCAATAGCTATTGCAGTAATGTACACGGAGGCTATGTTAATACCCTCTTTGCCAACGATTGCAAATGATTTTAACGTAAACTCCGCTACCGTAAGTTGGGTTTTAACAGCTTACTTAATAAGTGGTGTAGTCGCAAACCCGATTGTGGGTAAATTGGGTGACATTTATGGTAAAAAGAGGATTCTAGTTTACGTTATGATGATATACACTATTGCCGTAACACTTAATGGCTTTGCCCCTAACTTCACTCTGTTCATAATTTTTAGAACTATTCAAGGCATAGGTTTGGGGATGTTTCCATTAGCCTTTAGCCTAATAAGGGAGGAATTTCCACCTCACTTAGTACCTAGAGCTCAAGGATTAGTTAGTGCTATGTTTGGGATAGGGTCAGCGATTAGTTTGCCTATAGCTGCGACAGTTGCACAAGATATAGGTTGGCAGTATAATTATCACTTCGTTATACCCTTTGTTATATTGTTGACTTACTTAACCTCTAAGTACATTAAGGAGAGTAGGTACGTTAATCCTAATACTAAGATTGATTACATAGGGGCTGGTATATTGGGATCGTCTTTAGCCTTAATGACTACAGCCTTTTCAGAGGCCCCAACTTGGGGATGGCTGTCAACGTCTTTTCTAATAACTATGTTATTAGGTGTTGTGCTATTCACTACCTTCATATTTTATGAATTA includes:
- a CDS encoding zinc ribbon domain-containing protein, whose protein sequence is MHPRFSLTSCPKCGDRIGEVTYKCFRCVNCGYENDKDVL
- a CDS encoding dihydrolipoyl dehydrogenase; the encoded protein is MAEFDVIILGGGGAGYTAAFELSKANMKVLLLEPKGVLGGNCLYEGCIPSKTLWYASHFIDVKKRLPFLKVEVDFEKVMEWKDTVQELRFGQHDDELKEHENVTFMKAEGRLIDTNKVKVGDKVYTSKYIVVATGAKPNVPPGFEDGITTHELLMPGTKFRKLPETLAIIGGGYIGVEMAGILAKFGVKVTLYAQRILKVVSQEVQQVLENRLRELGVEIVKERCKGVKADSGKKKVLSEKGEKYFDEVLVATGRVPETSPVEGIVPLGKKGEIDVDYSMASKIDNIYAPGDVNGRHMLFHVAVLEGWIAAQNIIEGGRPVVKIDYNAVPYAVYSDPQVAWAGMWKEDAIRAGFQVEVRRFDLSKDSRAQIDGFAEGWMDIVVEQGSQRILGAQIVGEDADLLIGELALVTGERLTTYDLARLSQPHPTQLESILTLARKITKRK
- a CDS encoding MFS transporter encodes the protein MPDEEYDLNYAYRALLILAPIAIAVMYTEAMLIPSLPTIANDFNVNSATVSWVLTAYLISGVVANPIVGKLGDIYGKKRILVYVMMIYTIAVTLNGFAPNFTLFIIFRTIQGIGLGMFPLAFSLIREEFPPHLVPRAQGLVSAMFGIGSAISLPIAATVAQDIGWQYNYHFVIPFVILLTYLTSKYIKESRYVNPNTKIDYIGAGILGSSLALMTTAFSEAPTWGWLSTSFLITMLLGVVLFTTFIFYELRIPYPLISIKLLKEKNVLASNIAAFVAGFGIFMAYQAITYLLELPNPVGFNLDILSTGITMLPVSLSQMVGALFASRLILRSGTKFVIVISSVILSFFYFILSLIAISGSSAGLINVVLFSALATLGASMLNVVLINILTFSVERRVLGIATGMNTVFRLIGGAFGPSIAGSLISTYYTYLVYPMSFGGNSFYLPIQLPSDYAFQLTFTISALAGLMMAIIGSMTRDIRIGKMRVGISSNMGEK